From one Paenibacillus sp. FSL K6-1330 genomic stretch:
- a CDS encoding SUKH-4 family immunity protein, translating to MEQQFHTLYDHGVLSYTRESLDRLGMPQKTAEMLVHWGMPNFELQEPPLGLLFHQALPLQDVHGDYIAIGREIWSEGLHVAIQTDTGEIWAVTEGGTQKPTYMNASVESLLAFMDRVFLFQQQSERLQPDPPPMIMTAEQSRLKLEKFRRGEIKPGTRPDALQAERVWKTAFEQMMRELKDMDPAAVRSSSWWGIMLEEMKDGLR from the coding sequence GTGGAGCAGCAATTTCACACGTTGTACGATCACGGAGTGCTGTCTTATACGAGGGAAAGCTTGGATCGCCTGGGAATGCCCCAGAAGACGGCGGAAATGCTCGTGCATTGGGGAATGCCGAACTTTGAGCTACAAGAGCCTCCTTTGGGTCTTCTGTTTCACCAAGCGTTACCGCTACAGGATGTTCATGGCGACTATATCGCGATCGGAAGGGAGATCTGGAGCGAAGGGCTGCATGTCGCGATCCAAACGGATACAGGGGAGATTTGGGCAGTAACGGAAGGCGGTACACAGAAACCGACCTACATGAACGCCTCCGTCGAGAGCCTGCTTGCATTTATGGACCGGGTGTTCCTATTCCAACAGCAGTCGGAGCGCTTGCAGCCCGATCCACCTCCCATGATCATGACGGCAGAACAATCTCGCCTGAAACTTGAGAAGTTTAGGAGAGGGGAGATCAAGCCGGGAACCCGTCCAGACGCCTTGCAGGCAGAACGCGTGTGGAAGACAGCCTTCGAACAAATGATGCGGGAGCTAAAAGACATGGATCCTGCTGCCGTCCGTTCCTCTTCATGGTGGGGAATTATGTTGGAGGAAATGAAGGATGGCTTGCGTTAA
- a CDS encoding ABC transporter permease: MYSRIIRNDLLKSKATTLTTMVFVAAAAMLVSLAAILVVNLSGALNTLMTQAKTPHFMQMHSGEIDTARLSAFAEQHSNVDDVQVIEFLNMDGARIRLGEHSLANSVQDNGFSMQSQKFDYLLDLDGNIIKPAIGELYVPVSYMKDGTTKVGDQAFISGKEFIVAGFLRDSQMNSTLSSSKRFLVHEHDYAEIKGLGSMEYLIEFRLKDLSELGSFETAYASAGLEGNGPTVTYKLFKMMNALSDGLMIAVILLVSALVVAIALMCIRFTLLAKIEEDYREIGVMKAIGLRVSDIKKMYLTKYAAIAGVGSMLGFALSVMFQGMLLENIRLYMGGSENSAYALLFGIIGMLLVFLAIIAYVNTVLKRFRKISAAEAIRFGTSQEKNTGAKGFNLSGNRLLNTNVFLGIQDVLARKKLYATSLTVLVIAAFILIVPQNLYNTISSTSFIQYMGIGNYDIRADIQQTDNISEKTAELRNAMGSDRAISKVAVLTTKAFNIKTEDGSEENIKIELGDHSIFPIAYSKGRAPAAENEIALSVLNADELSKKAGDGITLVIEGQEKELTVSGIYSDITNGGKTAKAVFTDNSADMMWSMIFAELSDKSLVDARISDYADRFDFAKISDIDEFVAQTFGSTINSVKKASHAAMAVALILSVLITLLFMKMLVAKDRYSIAVMKALGFTNTDIKVQYASRSVFVLIVGIVLGTLLANTLGEMLAGAVISSFGASAFHFAVNPLSAYLYSPLMMIASILIATMIGTSGAGQITISENIKE, encoded by the coding sequence ATGTACTCCAGAATAATCCGCAATGATCTTTTAAAAAGCAAAGCCACTACACTAACAACTATGGTATTTGTCGCTGCTGCGGCAATGCTTGTTTCGCTCGCGGCGATCCTCGTCGTCAATCTCTCGGGTGCGCTCAACACATTGATGACGCAAGCTAAAACCCCGCATTTTATGCAGATGCATTCCGGTGAAATAGATACTGCGCGGCTTTCGGCTTTTGCGGAGCAGCATAGCAATGTGGATGATGTACAAGTGATAGAATTTCTCAATATGGACGGTGCGCGGATACGATTAGGCGAACATTCGCTTGCGAATAGTGTCCAGGATAACGGATTTAGCATGCAGAGCCAAAAATTCGATTATCTTCTTGATCTCGACGGTAACATCATTAAACCCGCCATCGGCGAGTTATATGTTCCAGTAAGCTATATGAAGGATGGCACCACCAAGGTCGGTGATCAGGCGTTCATTAGTGGGAAGGAGTTTATCGTTGCGGGATTCCTCCGGGATTCGCAGATGAATTCTACACTCTCTTCATCCAAGAGATTTCTTGTACATGAACATGATTACGCGGAAATCAAGGGCCTCGGCAGCATGGAGTATCTGATTGAGTTTAGATTAAAGGATTTATCTGAGCTCGGTTCATTTGAAACGGCTTATGCCTCCGCAGGACTTGAAGGAAACGGACCAACCGTTACATATAAGCTTTTTAAAATGATGAATGCACTTTCCGATGGGTTGATGATCGCGGTTATACTTCTTGTGAGCGCGCTTGTTGTGGCCATCGCATTGATGTGCATACGATTTACGCTCCTGGCGAAAATCGAAGAAGATTATCGCGAGATTGGGGTTATGAAGGCAATAGGGCTGCGTGTTTCCGACATAAAGAAGATGTATCTTACGAAATACGCAGCGATTGCCGGGGTGGGTAGTATGCTCGGTTTTGCACTGTCGGTTATGTTCCAAGGCATGCTTCTTGAAAATATAAGGCTGTATATGGGGGGAAGCGAAAATTCCGCTTATGCTTTGTTGTTCGGAATCATCGGCATGCTGCTTGTATTCCTTGCCATCATCGCCTATGTAAACACAGTGTTGAAACGTTTTCGAAAGATATCCGCCGCAGAAGCCATACGCTTTGGCACTTCACAGGAGAAAAACACAGGCGCCAAAGGTTTTAATCTAAGTGGAAACAGGTTGTTGAATACGAATGTTTTCCTCGGTATCCAAGATGTTCTCGCAAGGAAAAAGCTTTATGCTACAAGCCTAACGGTGTTGGTGATTGCAGCATTTATCTTGATTGTTCCACAGAATTTGTACAACACCATCTCCTCTACAAGCTTCATCCAATATATGGGGATCGGAAACTATGATATACGTGCTGACATACAGCAGACCGATAACATTTCAGAGAAAACGGCTGAACTACGAAATGCGATGGGCAGCGACCGTGCCATATCCAAGGTTGCCGTCCTTACAACAAAAGCATTTAACATCAAAACAGAAGACGGTTCTGAGGAAAACATAAAAATCGAACTCGGCGACCATTCCATATTCCCAATTGCCTATTCCAAAGGCAGAGCACCTGCCGCAGAGAATGAAATTGCACTGTCGGTTTTGAACGCGGATGAGCTGAGCAAAAAGGCCGGTGATGGCATTACGCTGGTGATAGAGGGACAGGAGAAGGAACTAACGGTAAGCGGAATATACTCAGACATTACCAACGGCGGCAAGACCGCAAAGGCGGTATTCACCGACAATTCGGCGGATATGATGTGGAGCATGATCTTCGCTGAACTTTCGGATAAATCTCTTGTCGACGCCAGGATTTCGGACTACGCGGACAGGTTTGATTTTGCCAAGATTTCAGACATTGATGAATTTGTTGCACAGACATTTGGCTCAACCATAAATTCCGTCAAGAAGGCCTCACACGCCGCAATGGCTGTTGCGCTGATATTATCGGTACTGATTACCCTGTTGTTTATGAAAATGCTTGTTGCTAAGGACCGATATTCCATTGCCGTTATGAAAGCTCTCGGATTTACGAACACGGACATTAAGGTGCAATATGCTTCGCGTTCTGTATTTGTTCTGATTGTCGGCATTGTTCTCGGAACCCTTCTGGCAAACACGCTCGGAGAAATGCTTGCGGGTGCGGTTATCTCTTCGTTTGGAGCGTCGGCGTTTCATTTTGCGGTCAATCCGCTTTCGGCGTATCTGTACAGCCCGCTTATGATGATAGCCTCGATACTAATCGCTACCATGATCGGCACATCGGGCGCAGGACAAATAACAATATCCGAAAATATAAAGGAGTAG
- a CDS encoding DinB family protein — translation MELQEINQRLKETREVLLTILNGLNGDQLNRRHDSNSWSISQVCQHLYKTEELYVVAIKRGLKGKEDSIIENKPLEFLLDRSRKLEAPDIAKPTDEIIEYQEIVEKLHHSREKLMELLHSLEDPSVLSRRHFTHPVFKEMLLIEWVKSLYLHEQRHIKQINEIIEGFK, via the coding sequence CTGGAACTTCAAGAAATCAATCAGAGATTAAAGGAAACAAGGGAGGTATTGCTTACAATCCTCAATGGATTGAACGGAGATCAGCTGAACAGGCGGCATGATTCAAACAGTTGGAGTATCAGTCAGGTATGTCAACATCTATATAAGACAGAAGAATTGTATGTGGTTGCTATTAAAAGAGGATTGAAGGGCAAGGAAGATTCAATTATTGAGAATAAACCTTTGGAATTTCTGCTTGACAGAAGTAGAAAGTTAGAAGCTCCTGACATTGCTAAACCAACCGATGAAATTATAGAATATCAAGAAATTGTCGAGAAACTGCATCATTCAAGAGAGAAGCTAATGGAACTGCTCCATTCATTAGAAGACCCGTCCGTGCTAAGCAGAAGACATTTCACCCACCCTGTCTTTAAAGAGATGTTATTAATTGAATGGGTTAAATCACTGTACTTGCATGAACAAAGACATATTAAACAAATAAATGAAATTATCGAAGGATTCAAATAA
- a CDS encoding glycerol dehydrogenase has translation MRRAFISPTKYVQGENELLNLGYFVKTFGESALLIAHPDDVARVKDKLESTKLKFNITLVESGFRGECSRQEVARLQALAKEHQCACTIGLGGGKAIDTAKCVAEGEALIVVPTIAATDAPTSHSAVLYTPEGEFDDYAYFKQSPSVVMIDTTVIAKAPTRFLVAGMGDALSTYFEARATAQSYSNVNAGLPCGVREGVCGDAKGTITALGLAKLCYETLLENGYRAKLACDQNIVTPALENIVETNILLSGLGFESGGLAAIHAIHNGLTALEGTHHYYHGEKVAFSTIAQLVLENADRDEMKEVLDFCLSIGLPVCLEDIGVERVTYEELLEVAKKACIAEESIHSMPFPISEEAVASAIMAADQLGRQYKLSKEL, from the coding sequence ATGAGAAGAGCGTTTATCAGTCCGACAAAATATGTGCAAGGTGAGAACGAACTGTTGAATTTAGGTTATTTTGTGAAGACATTCGGTGAATCCGCTCTGCTGATTGCCCATCCCGATGATGTTGCACGGGTGAAAGACAAGCTGGAGTCAACGAAACTGAAATTTAATATAACGCTAGTTGAAAGCGGCTTCCGTGGGGAATGCTCCCGGCAGGAGGTTGCCAGATTGCAAGCTTTGGCGAAGGAGCATCAATGTGCCTGCACGATTGGCCTCGGGGGAGGCAAAGCGATTGATACGGCAAAATGCGTAGCCGAAGGTGAGGCCCTGATTGTTGTCCCGACAATTGCGGCAACCGATGCACCGACAAGCCATTCGGCGGTACTCTATACTCCGGAAGGCGAATTCGATGATTATGCTTATTTCAAACAAAGTCCTAGTGTCGTCATGATTGATACGACGGTTATTGCCAAAGCGCCGACTAGATTCCTTGTTGCTGGTATGGGGGATGCGCTCTCTACCTATTTCGAAGCAAGAGCGACGGCTCAATCTTACTCCAATGTCAATGCCGGTCTGCCGTGCGGTGTTCGCGAAGGCGTATGCGGTGACGCCAAAGGGACGATTACAGCGCTGGGACTTGCCAAGCTATGTTATGAAACACTGCTTGAGAACGGGTACAGAGCAAAACTGGCCTGTGATCAAAATATTGTGACGCCAGCCTTGGAGAATATCGTCGAGACGAATATTCTGTTATCGGGACTAGGCTTCGAGAGCGGCGGTTTGGCAGCGATTCACGCGATTCACAATGGCTTGACGGCTCTTGAAGGAACGCATCATTATTATCACGGCGAGAAGGTAGCCTTTAGTACGATTGCTCAATTGGTGCTTGAGAATGCCGACCGGGACGAAATGAAGGAAGTGCTGGACTTCTGCCTGTCGATCGGTCTTCCTGTATGCCTGGAGGATATCGGCGTAGAGCGTGTGACCTACGAGGAGCTGCTTGAAGTGGCCAAGAAGGCATGTATTGCCGAGGAATCCATCCATTCGATGCCATTCCCGATTTCGGAGGAAGCGGTAGCATCCGCGATTATGGCCGCTGACCAGTTGGGTCGTCAATACAAATTAAGTAAGGAGTTATAA
- a CDS encoding metalloregulator ArsR/SmtB family transcription factor, producing MEPILIYKALSNETRCQIMDWLKNPEHHFEEKKYMEYGISFRTGICVADIQKKSGLAQSVISNYLLTLQRAGLLESERIGKWTYYRRNEQTIKEFSEYIQNKL from the coding sequence ATGGAACCTATTTTAATTTACAAAGCGTTATCCAATGAGACCCGTTGTCAAATCATGGATTGGCTGAAAAACCCGGAGCATCATTTTGAGGAGAAGAAATATATGGAATACGGCATCAGCTTCCGGACCGGAATTTGTGTAGCCGATATTCAAAAGAAGAGCGGGCTGGCGCAATCCGTCATTTCCAATTATCTGCTGACACTTCAAAGAGCGGGACTGCTTGAGTCCGAGCGTATCGGAAAGTGGACCTATTATCGCCGGAATGAACAGACCATCAAGGAATTTTCCGAGTATATTCAAAACAAACTATAA
- a CDS encoding ABC transporter ATP-binding protein: MKKMIIGDDIVKSFGEGGEQHNVLDGVSAYIHEGEFVAVMGPSGSGKSTLLFALSGTDGVNGGKVVFEGKDLSTLGENELADMRRTKMGFVFQQPTMLKNLNILDNIILPSMRDNRKNAANITVKARELMKRVGIAELEKRSITQVSGGQLQRAGICRALMNNPSIIFGDEPTGALNSISAQETMDIFSEINADGTAVMLVTHDAQVAARTERIMFMRDGKIVGELKLPKFGGTDMDGRVKKVMVKMQEIEI, encoded by the coding sequence ATGAAAAAGATGATTATCGGTGATGATATCGTAAAATCTTTCGGTGAAGGCGGCGAACAGCACAATGTTCTGGACGGGGTGTCCGCCTATATTCACGAGGGCGAGTTCGTAGCTGTTATGGGACCATCAGGCTCGGGGAAATCAACGCTATTGTTTGCACTGAGCGGGACGGATGGCGTGAATGGCGGAAAAGTCGTTTTTGAGGGTAAGGATTTATCGACGCTTGGGGAGAATGAGCTTGCAGATATGCGCAGAACCAAAATGGGTTTTGTGTTCCAACAGCCGACGATGCTGAAAAATTTGAATATCCTCGACAATATCATTCTTCCATCCATGCGGGATAACCGAAAAAACGCCGCGAACATTACGGTGAAGGCAAGAGAGCTTATGAAAAGGGTAGGCATTGCAGAGCTTGAAAAACGCAGCATCACCCAGGTTTCGGGTGGTCAGCTTCAGCGTGCGGGGATATGCCGGGCGCTGATGAACAACCCGAGCATTATTTTCGGCGACGAGCCTACGGGCGCACTCAATTCCATATCCGCTCAGGAAACGATGGACATATTCTCTGAAATCAATGCAGACGGTACTGCGGTCATGCTTGTCACTCACGATGCACAAGTTGCGGCACGGACGGAGCGCATTATGTTTATGCGCGATGGGAAGATTGTAGGCGAACTCAAGCTTCCAAAGTTTGGGGGAACGGATATGGATGGCAGGGTCAAGAAAGTTATGGTGAAAATGCAGGAGATCGAAATATAA
- a CDS encoding MFS transporter codes for MLALGVFGIITTEMGIVGVLPQVARKFNITASQAGTLVSVFALVVAISGPFLTLLASGINRKVILLIAVFMFAVSNIVYAMTSKFEVMLAFRIIPACFHPVFFSVALVTAAQLVPPEKSSKAVTKVFAGITVGFAFGVPLTSYLAEKVSLETAFLFGAAVSAIAFAGILVWLPSMPVKNKMSFGKQLGILRKPALWLNITSVIFIFAAMFSVYSYFAEYLSQVTPMNGSVISVMLMGFGIIMIFGNFVFGAMLQKNIRVTVMLFPILYIAVYVLLYSLAPYWIPAMIVVVLWGMVHSGGLIVSQTWLTTVTEDAPAFGNSLFVSFSNLGITLGTTVGGWLIAVAGIHQLIWSGIVFAILALASILLKIKYVPK; via the coding sequence ATGTTGGCTTTAGGTGTTTTTGGCATTATTACGACAGAAATGGGTATCGTTGGCGTTCTGCCCCAAGTGGCCCGGAAATTTAATATCACGGCATCACAGGCGGGTACGCTCGTCAGTGTGTTTGCCCTTGTGGTCGCCATCTCGGGGCCCTTTCTGACATTATTGGCATCCGGTATCAACCGGAAGGTGATTCTTCTTATCGCAGTATTCATGTTTGCGGTGTCCAATATCGTGTACGCCATGACATCGAAATTCGAAGTGATGCTGGCGTTCCGGATCATTCCGGCCTGCTTTCATCCGGTCTTTTTTTCCGTGGCTTTGGTCACTGCGGCCCAGCTGGTTCCACCTGAGAAGAGCAGTAAAGCGGTCACGAAGGTATTTGCCGGGATTACCGTCGGATTTGCATTTGGTGTGCCTTTGACTTCTTACCTGGCGGAAAAGGTTTCACTGGAAACCGCATTTTTGTTTGGAGCGGCTGTTAGCGCGATTGCCTTTGCTGGTATATTGGTCTGGCTCCCGTCCATGCCGGTTAAGAACAAAATGTCATTCGGCAAACAGCTGGGGATATTGCGGAAACCCGCATTGTGGTTAAATATAACGTCGGTCATTTTTATTTTTGCGGCGATGTTTTCGGTGTACAGTTATTTTGCGGAATACCTCAGCCAGGTTACACCTATGAACGGATCGGTGATCAGTGTGATGCTGATGGGTTTTGGAATCATCATGATTTTCGGCAATTTCGTTTTTGGCGCCATGCTGCAAAAAAACATACGGGTGACCGTGATGCTGTTCCCTATCCTGTATATTGCGGTTTACGTACTGCTGTACAGCCTGGCGCCATACTGGATTCCGGCTATGATCGTTGTGGTTTTATGGGGGATGGTCCATTCCGGAGGATTAATCGTCAGCCAAACATGGCTGACAACGGTGACTGAAGATGCACCGGCGTTTGGCAACAGCTTGTTTGTATCGTTTTCCAACCTGGGCATTACACTTGGCACCACGGTAGGGGGCTGGTTGATAGCCGTTGCGGGTATCCATCAGTTAATCTGGAGCGGAATCGTGTTTGCGATCCTTGCCCTGGCTTCGATTTTGCTCAAAATAAAATATGTTCCTAAATAA
- a CDS encoding PocR ligand-binding domain-containing protein yields the protein MSKSRYDLEEIIDLEKWEKLQDSLSLVTQMAILTVDYKGVPVTKHSYCQPFCQGVRQDSHLSPYCQKCDARAGIEAVRQNKPYIYLCHFNIIDIAIPIIIDNQYLGAIMAGQLKLRESDAPMLEQIVSRPPNVESNRKFKELEGDYDALPVLSYDEVTKCVDLLLQLSTYIVEEAIQKHTTIDLYKKVLTSNMDAPASMEGYNESDRAVRSIQSMQQELSGALIDTKLKNGAGRFVSSNAVLQPAFDYIFTHKHENFTLKEMAKLCHISPSYFSRIFTKETGENFSAFIARLKIEWAKQLLESTDSPIHQVSDDLGFCDTGYFIKTFKKFEHLTPAVYRNMYAGLSAK from the coding sequence ATGTCCAAATCCCGATATGATTTAGAAGAAATCATTGATTTGGAGAAATGGGAGAAGCTGCAGGATTCCTTATCGCTCGTGACCCAAATGGCGATCCTTACGGTCGATTACAAGGGCGTTCCCGTCACCAAGCACAGCTATTGTCAGCCTTTCTGCCAAGGCGTGCGCCAGGATTCCCATCTCTCTCCATATTGTCAAAAATGCGACGCGCGTGCCGGCATTGAAGCGGTTCGCCAAAACAAGCCATACATCTATTTATGCCATTTCAACATCATCGATATCGCCATCCCGATCATTATTGATAACCAATATCTTGGTGCGATCATGGCGGGACAGCTCAAGCTCCGAGAATCTGACGCGCCGATGCTGGAACAGATCGTATCTCGGCCGCCCAATGTGGAGTCAAACCGGAAGTTTAAGGAACTCGAAGGGGATTACGATGCACTACCCGTCTTATCCTATGATGAGGTGACGAAATGCGTGGATCTGCTGCTGCAATTAAGCACCTATATCGTGGAGGAAGCGATTCAGAAGCATACCACGATCGATTTATACAAAAAAGTGCTCACGTCCAACATGGATGCGCCAGCTTCCATGGAAGGTTATAACGAGTCGGATCGTGCGGTCCGCAGCATCCAATCCATGCAACAGGAGCTCTCAGGAGCACTGATCGATACCAAATTGAAGAATGGCGCTGGGCGGTTCGTCTCATCGAATGCCGTGCTTCAGCCTGCGTTTGACTACATTTTTACGCACAAGCATGAGAATTTCACCCTGAAGGAAATGGCCAAGCTTTGCCATATTAGTCCCAGCTATTTCAGCCGCATATTTACGAAAGAAACGGGAGAGAATTTCTCCGCCTTCATCGCCCGACTCAAGATTGAATGGGCCAAGCAGCTGTTGGAGTCCACCGATTCGCCGATCCATCAAGTGAGTGATGATTTGGGCTTCTGCGATACGGGCTATTTTATCAAAACATTTAAAAAGTTCGAGCACCTCACCCCGGCCGTGTACCGGAACATGTATGCCGGGCTATCGGCTAAGTGA
- the dhaK gene encoding dihydroxyacetone kinase subunit DhaK, whose amino-acid sequence MKKIMNKPETLVREMCNGLVLAHPELAFSPKFKVISKKEINQDKVTLISGGGSGHEPAHAGFVGSGMLDAAVCGDVFASPSQIQVYQAIRSSASNKGTLLIIKNYSGDIMNFKNAAHLASEDGIQVDYVKVDDDIAVEDSLYTVGRRGVAGTVLVHKVAGAAAEAGLSLPDVKEAAQHAINHVRSIGFAFTSCTVPAKGTPTFHIEDNEMEYGVGIHGEPGIRRENVVPADELAQRMVTSLLDNLQMNDSAENEVAVLINGFGGTPLQELYLLNNSVMRELASRNKRVFKVFVGNYMTSIDMAGASVTIMKLDETLKKWLSAPCDTPALSVKGSFEPVNYTEVIQEEKSERAVSYKNNTDADAAVIKNNRLSLQNIVYLIDQMSEVIIENEVPFCELDAHAGDGDFGMSVAKGFKQLKAEWDDILTHHLSDIGDFLDACSLIIMEHCGGASGPIWGSAFRAASKSAGQKQELSVQEVADMMQAVVKGIQDTGERSFGRGAVVGDKTLIDALVPFADSWTQSAEQGEEMKPAAIKAAEAAVLGAQKTADIVARMGRAGTVGERSIGYPDAGAHALGVIFTELAKVMR is encoded by the coding sequence ATGAAGAAAATCATGAATAAACCGGAAACCTTGGTTCGGGAAATGTGCAATGGGCTTGTGCTGGCGCATCCTGAGTTAGCGTTCAGCCCTAAATTCAAAGTGATTTCCAAAAAAGAGATCAACCAAGATAAAGTTACACTGATCAGCGGCGGCGGAAGCGGCCACGAACCAGCTCATGCCGGATTCGTTGGAAGTGGCATGCTGGATGCGGCCGTGTGCGGCGATGTGTTTGCTTCCCCGTCCCAAATCCAGGTGTATCAAGCGATCCGCAGCTCTGCGAGTAATAAGGGAACGCTGCTTATTATCAAAAATTACAGCGGCGACATCATGAACTTCAAAAATGCGGCCCACCTTGCGAGCGAGGACGGTATCCAAGTGGATTATGTGAAGGTCGACGATGACATCGCCGTTGAAGACAGTCTCTATACGGTAGGGAGAAGAGGAGTTGCCGGAACGGTGCTCGTTCATAAGGTAGCCGGAGCAGCCGCAGAAGCGGGACTGTCCCTGCCGGATGTGAAAGAAGCGGCGCAGCATGCGATTAACCATGTTCGCAGCATCGGCTTTGCGTTTACCTCTTGCACCGTGCCCGCCAAGGGAACTCCGACGTTTCATATCGAAGATAACGAGATGGAATACGGCGTCGGCATTCACGGCGAACCGGGAATCCGCAGGGAGAACGTTGTTCCTGCAGATGAGCTGGCGCAGCGGATGGTCACATCTTTGCTGGACAACTTGCAGATGAATGATTCTGCAGAGAACGAAGTTGCCGTATTAATCAATGGGTTTGGCGGCACGCCGCTGCAGGAGCTGTACTTGCTGAACAATTCGGTGATGCGCGAATTAGCGTCCCGAAACAAGCGGGTATTCAAAGTATTCGTCGGCAACTATATGACCAGCATCGATATGGCAGGCGCATCGGTGACAATCATGAAGCTGGACGAGACGCTTAAGAAGTGGCTGTCTGCGCCGTGCGATACGCCGGCACTGTCGGTTAAGGGATCTTTTGAGCCCGTGAACTATACCGAGGTTATTCAAGAAGAGAAGTCAGAGAGGGCAGTTTCGTATAAAAACAATACGGATGCTGACGCTGCGGTGATTAAGAACAACCGGCTATCCTTGCAAAATATCGTATATCTGATCGATCAAATGAGCGAGGTCATCATCGAGAACGAGGTGCCGTTTTGCGAGCTCGACGCCCATGCCGGAGACGGCGATTTCGGCATGAGTGTCGCCAAGGGTTTCAAGCAGCTCAAGGCGGAGTGGGACGATATTCTGACCCACCATCTCAGCGATATCGGCGATTTCCTCGACGCCTGCTCGTTGATCATCATGGAGCATTGCGGCGGGGCTTCCGGACCGATCTGGGGATCCGCATTCCGTGCAGCGAGTAAATCTGCCGGTCAGAAGCAGGAATTGTCCGTTCAAGAGGTCGCGGATATGATGCAGGCCGTTGTGAAAGGAATCCAGGATACGGGCGAAAGATCGTTCGGAAGAGGAGCTGTCGTCGGCGACAAGACATTGATCGACGCACTCGTCCCGTTCGCGGATTCCTGGACGCAGAGTGCAGAGCAAGGTGAAGAGATGAAGCCAGCAGCGATTAAGGCGGCTGAAGCGGCGGTGCTCGGAGCGCAGAAGACGGCAGACATCGTTGCCCGAATGGGTAGAGCGGGCACGGTAGGCGAACGCAGCATCGGATACCCGGATGCGGGCGCACACGCGCTCGGGGTTATTTTCACGGAGCTTGCTAAAGTGATGAGGTAA